TCTCCGTCGGGATTTCTCCCGAAGGAATCGACTTCGCCGCCATTGACAATAAGCCGGTTCACATTTTCGTTCTATTATTGACTCCTGAGCGTTTCCCAAGAAAACACCTTGAACCGCTGAGCAGATTCTCGCGCCTGCTGAATTCGACGAAATGTCGTGAAGATCTAATGAATGCAAAAACACCCGAAGAGATTGCCCAAATATTTTCATGTTATGACGCCGCTGTATAGGAGGTAATATGCCGTATTGTCCCAAGTGCAAATATGAATTCGTCGAAGGTCTTACCGTCTGTCCCGACTGTGGCGAACCACTGGTCGATCAGCTTCCCGAGGAAAACATAACGCCCGTCAAATGGGTTTTATTGACGACGCTTTCTTCTCCGGTCATCGCGGAGATGGTCCGCGGCGCTCTGAATAATCAAAATATTCCAGCGACAATTTCGTCAAATATCCTAACCAGCGGACTGCTCGCTCAATCGACTGGAACTGCCGGCGCTTATGCTAAAATCTTCGTCCCGGAAGAACACCTGAAATCCGCCAAACTCATCTTGTCTGGAATGGCCGACGCACAATAATTTAATTATCTTGATTTCATAACCCTTATCAACCAGATCCTCCGTTATGCAGTACCAAAATATTAAAGGAACCAAAGACATTTTACCGTCGGAATCCTATCAATGGCAATTTTTAGAAAAATATATTGCCGATTTTTTTAACAAAAATAATTATCAGGAGATTCGAACGCCCGCTTTCGAGATGACTGATCTGTTCGTGCGCGGCGTCGGTTCTGACACGGACGTCGTCTCAAAGGAAATGTATACATTTCTCGATAAAGGCAAAACCAGTTTGACTCTCAAGCCCGAACTCACGGCGCCGGTCATTCGTTCATTTATTCAAAACCGGCTGGACCAAATTTCAGCAATTACAAAAGTATATTATATAGATGCGCTTTTCCGGCAGGAGCGCCCCCAGAAAGGACGGCTGAGGCAATTTCATCAGTTCGGTATCGAAATCATCGGTTCGCCAAACCCGGAATCTGACGCAGAAGTCATCCAAACGATGTACGAATTTTATACGCAACTCGGCATTCGGGATATGAATATCCGCATGAACAGCATCGGCAGTCGCGAGAGCCGTAAAAACTATCTCGCACTCTTAAAATCAGAATTACTACCTTTCCTGAACGATTTCTGTCCGACCTGCCAGCAACGTTTTCAGACAAATATTCTCCGCTTGTTCGATTGCAAAGCCGAATCGTGCCAGCAAATTCTTGCCAATCATGCGCCGTCGATTTTAGATCACTTATCCGAAGATGACCGCGTTCACTTCGATGAAGTGAAACGTCTGCTCGATCTGACCGGCGTTCCTTATACAATCGATAATCGTTTGGTGCGCGGATTGGATTACTACACACGAACGACGTTCGAAATCACCAGTTCGCTCCTCGGCTCGCAAGATGCCATTTGCGGCGGCGGACGGTACGATTATCTTATCGAAGACCTCGGCGGAAAACCGACTCCAGCCGTCGGCGTTGCCTCCGGTATGGAACGTCTACTCCTGATCCTGAACCAAATCGGCGGGATTCCTAAGCCAGAAAAACCACTTCTTTACATCGTTTCGCTGGGAGAATCAGCTCGTCGCGCCGGTTTTGTTCTCACAGCGGATTTACGAAGAAAAGGAATCACCTGTGAAATGGATTTTCTCCGTCGCTCAATGAAATCTCAGATGCGCGAAGCCGATAAAAAGAACGCCAAATGGGTTGTCATCATTGGCGACGATGAAATCAATAAAAATATCGTGATCCTCAAAGACATGACAGTCGGCAGTCAAACTTCATTCGAGATCAAAATGGCTCCTGAAAAAATCTACCACTATATCAACCGGTGATTGTTCGCTTTGTCACCCGCCTTCCCTAACAATAAGCATACCAATGAATTCCCGACGTGGCTATTGTCCGCAC
The genomic region above belongs to Candidatus Marinimicrobia bacterium CG08_land_8_20_14_0_20_45_22 and contains:
- a CDS encoding PTS fructose transporter subunit IIA, with product MEISRVLTPNLIIYPLEATSKEEVISALVDRLYDEGKITDPDSAKKAVIDRENLMSTGVGRGIALPHGKYSESDDVFISVGISPEGIDFAAIDNKPVHIFVLLLTPERFPRKHLEPLSRFSRLLNSTKCREDLMNAKTPEEIAQIFSCYDAAV
- a CDS encoding histidine--tRNA ligase; translated protein: MQYQNIKGTKDILPSESYQWQFLEKYIADFFNKNNYQEIRTPAFEMTDLFVRGVGSDTDVVSKEMYTFLDKGKTSLTLKPELTAPVIRSFIQNRLDQISAITKVYYIDALFRQERPQKGRLRQFHQFGIEIIGSPNPESDAEVIQTMYEFYTQLGIRDMNIRMNSIGSRESRKNYLALLKSELLPFLNDFCPTCQQRFQTNILRLFDCKAESCQQILANHAPSILDHLSEDDRVHFDEVKRLLDLTGVPYTIDNRLVRGLDYYTRTTFEITSSLLGSQDAICGGGRYDYLIEDLGGKPTPAVGVASGMERLLLILNQIGGIPKPEKPLLYIVSLGESARRAGFVLTADLRRKGITCEMDFLRRSMKSQMREADKKNAKWVVIIGDDEINKNIVILKDMTVGSQTSFEIKMAPEKIYHYINR